ACATTGGATAATAAGCATTAAAGTCAGTAGAGCTCTCACAGTTTCAGCTTGGGCTTGCATAGCTTTATACTCTTGCCCCTTGGCTGCAAACTCAGtttgcttagtctcttctttctgCTTAATACCTTCAAAAACCTGAAACATTCAAACAATGTGAGACCAACCACAACTGATAAAGAAACAGAGATCTGACAGAGACATctcttctttataaaaaaaatcatcagaGCTCAAACCCCAAACTCTATCAGATTATAATCCACTGTAATGTTCCCCTAAACCTAAAGCATGATTCTAAGAGACAATCAAAAACACAAAAGAGGACCTGTTTGGCGTAAGAGGAGCTGTTAATCTCCTTCAAGGCCTTAGCTCCTCGCTCCAGCGCCTCCGGATCGAAACCACCGGAGCTCGTCCTCGGATTATCATTCCTAGCTCGCGGAGGAGCAGAAGATTCAGGATCAGAAGCAGCCTGATGCTGTGGAGGAGGAGGACCATCTGCAGCAGCGACTTTCGATTTCGAAAAGGAAGACGAAGCGGCTGCTATAGCTGAGAACAAACCAATCGCACATTTCTGAGCCATGATTCTTCCTTCCTGGGTATGGATGAGACTTAGGGTTCTTCCGGATTCGAGAATGCTATAAACGAATTATGTAGAAGAGATTggcttggagaagaagaaattcGCAGCTGCTGCCATAGAGAGAAGAAGCTTCTCTAAATCTCAAAGGTTTTGGTAGGGTTTAGATTTTCGGGTTAATTTTATGGATATTTGACCCGCTAATCAGACCCGTTTAAGCCCATTAATTTTTaaccacatttaaaaaaaagttatggtgaatttttgtttgttcttaaAATTGAccatttaaattgatttttttgggtaaaattttggatacatGGATGCCATTATATTCCTCACGAATCAAAGAAGTTGTGAATAATTTTTTCTCTTCAATTTTTgtgaatacaaaataaataaaaattcttatttttttttatttattcaattctTCATTTTTGTGTTATCAAACAATGAATCAAGATATCTCTTaagaaaaaaactgaatatAATAGATTAACAGTAGACAGCATAAATAACTCCAAACACAgatcaaatattacaaaatatagaAAGACAAATTGTCCTTTCCAGCAAAAATCAAAGAGAGAGAACAAATGTGTCAAAAGACAATGAGAGAAGCTGTTGACTTGCTCTATGTTTGTTTGGCTCAAACTATACTGTGTGCTCTTTGCCAATCTATTGCCTCCAGCTTTTAAAACCTACTAGTCTCTTGCAAGACTCTCATCTTTGGACAGAAGAAATGTAAAGAgacttttgagttttgatgTAGAAAGAACTGAATAGAGAAACCAAACCTATAATTACTCATGGAAAAGTGAAAGATCCTCCAATTTGAGTAGAACCAGCAGGTGGATTAACAGCCACCCAAAGAAGAGATATGGTGATAGCAATAAGTCCCGACCAAACATAAACAATGGTCGGagtccttcctcttcttcccaTAAGCCCTTTAGCAAACGGATAAAGATGAGCCAACACCCAGAAACTGAAAAACACTCCTCCTATCAACTTACTCCACTGCGGAATCACACTGTATATCGTCCTGCTAAACCCAACCGCGATAGCTATTAGATTCACCATCATGATCGTGATCGGTGGGAGCATAAGAGAAGTCCATTTCACTATGTAGAGATCAGCAAACTCGTCGTCCACGTCATCTCCTCCCGACTTAGACGTCAACGTGAAAGAGATTTCGATTCCAGCCACCACTTTGAGCAGCCCTTGGATGACCGCGGCTAAATGAGCGCTCGTTCCACCGATGAGCCAGAACTGCTCGTTCCTCCACCACTCCTCGAGCGAGATCCCTGACCATTTGATCTCGAGGAGAGCGAGCAAGCAGAGAGTAATCGAGATTATCAGAAGGTAGATGAGGAACGTGACGTTGAGCGTTTGGACTATGAACTGCCCTGAGAAGAGCGAGAGCGCGGGGAGGAAGCAGTAGACGATGAGGAAGATCGAAGTAAAAGGATAGATTCCAACGTTAAGGTAAGCGATTCTCTGGAGGATCTTCATCCTCGGGGAAGCCAAGAAGGCGTTGTTCCTCGAGAAAAAGATCTCCACCGAGCCAGTAGCCCAGCGGAGAACCTGGTGGAGCCTATCCGTCAAGTTGATAGGAGCCGTGCCGCGGAAAGCATCACGCTTCGTCACGCAGTAAACTGACTTCCAGCCACGGTTATGCATTCTATAACCAGTGACAACGTCCTCAGTGACGGATCCGTAAATCCAACCGATCCTAGTTCCCCACTCGGTTTTATCTTCGTACCAACAAGAAATGACTGCAATAGCTTCTGCGACCGTCGACGCATCGAGGAGCTCACGAGGGATGGTGAGAGCTCCAGGAGGTCTACCGTTCTGCACTGCTGGATGATCAGCGAGAGGACGGCCTTGGAACTCAGCTACAGGGATCGAATCTATAAGGAACGTCGAGTTTCCAAACTTCTTGGGGACCAAAGAAAGATTCATCTCTTCATCATCATCCGAGTCGCCACCCATTCTCAAAGACCTGTTCTCTTCAGGGACacggctcttcttcttcttgcgaGGGAAGCAGCAGCTACAGCATCCAGGATGGTGTTCTTTAGACCGAGGGGGATCGAATCCGTACAAGGCGATTCTTCTGAAGAGACAACCCGTTCCGACGTAGACAGGACCCATCAAACCATCGAGAGCTCTCATGTTGACGTCGAAGAAGACAGTGTTGTGATTCGCGTAACGATCAGACGGATCGATGCCTTCAAACCGCTGCGGGAACTGAACGTAGCAAAGCCGGTCGCCGCCTCGGTCCATCATGAAACACATTCCTTCTCTCAAGGCCTGGGAGTTGTATATGTAATGATCACAGTCGAGGTTCAATATGAAGGGGCCGTTGGACATGATTGCTGATGCTCGGACGAGAGCGTTCATTGCTCCTGCTTTCTTGTTGTGGTCATAACCTGGTCGTTTCTCACGCGAGACGTAGACTAGAAGAGGAAGGCGAATGTCCACATCTGTAAGATCTAGGAACCCTTCTGATAATCCATGTAATGGCTCATCACTAGGAGGCTTCAACATCAcctgtatttataaaaaaaaattgaaaaaattgatttaagaacccttgtatatatattacatttatataaGGTATTTTATTTGtggattttaattataaaatattttgatgaattatcaaaattagatatgaaaaacaaaagatattaaacaaatttgtaaCTTTGTAGTAACATTGTTACTTAATTTAATAGATTCAAACTATTTAAATCgatttaaaatgatttagaatttgAGTTGTATAAATCAGATTTTATGATAATCGTTTGGTTAGGATCGAACTGCCGCCTAGAACCATGGTTACAAATGAACTACATGATCCAAAATGTACCTGAATGATACCAGCATGGTCACTACGGGAATGATCAGGAGCAGAGTTTAACCAAGTTCCAGGCCAGTGAGTACCATCAGCCATCCATGTAGCTTTAGGAATCTTGACTGGCTCTACAATCTCATCCTCTTTGTTCTGTCTCTGCTGTTTCATGGCCTTAATCTCTTCCCTGGCGTGATAAGCATCAGAGCGTCGCCTGATAGAGTCAGGCAAGCCGTTGATCCGAACCTTATACTCATCATACTCGCGCTTCACCTTCCTCCTATCCTTAACGAAGTCAGCCTTCACCTTGTTCTTGTAAGGATCTCTCTTCAGACTAAAATACGAATCCGGATTCCTCGGCTCGATATCGTGTTTACGACAGAAAGGAACCCATATGTTTGCGAAACTCGCTGCTTCAGCCATGGCTTCGAACGTCAGAAGTGCTCCTCCATCGTCTGAGACATAGCAGGCAAGCTTTTCCACAGGGTAGTCAGCTGCGAGGATTGATAAAATGGTGTTGGAAGTGACAAGAGGTGGCTCTTTGTCCGGATCTGCTGTTGACACAAACATATCTAGTCCAGGGAGATCAGACTTCCCGGTCGGGTTGCTCGGTGTAGGTGTTTCGAATTTCTCTTTAAGAACATTGAGATCTGTAGCTCGGTTGATGGGACAGAGCTTTGGAAGCTGATCAAGAAGCCAAGAAAAGGCGAACCAAAGCTCACAAACCACAGACATTCCCCATAGCCATACTGCATctgggttttggtgcttaatcCTCCACATCAAGAACAGTGCAAGAACAACTATTCTTATAAATATCAAAAGCCTACACaagaaaaattaaatgtatCGGTGAAAGTTTGAAATGTTCGAGAAATAACTAAGCGGTAGCAAGGCGTCTTATATGGAATTATTGATTAAGCCGATTTTTTGAATGCCTAAACCATTCTACAAAAAATGAATTGTTTAGGTCCTATTTGCCGACTAGGTGAATGCCTTGGTGCCggctagaccgatttttagataattttgaACTAAATTATGATATTTTGGATTCATAACAAACAAACAGTATTCACCTGTAAGGACTAATAACAGCTGCAGGAATCTGGAGCTTCCGAGTAAGCGGTCTCCACGGTCTGCTCATCAGATCCTGTGGCCCCATACCGTGACCATCCTTCTCACTACCTAAGTTCCCATCTTTTGTCCAGAAAGCATTACCGTAACCATAAGTCCCACTAGTCTCAAACAACCACCTGTTATGATCAAAATCCCCAGTTTGACTCCTCATCAAACCGGACTTAGTCGACTTCATCAACGACAGTCTCCTCTCCATCTTCGACCCACCAGATGGCGGCGGAAGCATAGGCCTCTGCTGCTTCTGCTGCCCATCCTCGGCCAAATCCGTAAGATCAGTGTTCCTGTACGGCTCCTTACACCCTGGACACATCCCGCCGCCCGCTTTCACAGCGTCCACAAAGCAGTCTCTACAGATTTTGAAATCACACTCGCAAGGGAGAAGATCTTGACCTCTCCCATCGCTCATCACCTTCACATCACAACCGGGGATAGCGCAGGAGGAGCCTTTAGCGCCCGCCATCTGCGGATGGCTGGTCTCTGACTCGATCACTTTATCCATGAGATGAGCACGAGTGACGCTGTTGAAACCTCCAGTGAAGAGGGAGCTGGACACGTACTGCTCCTCGACCTTCTGAGAGATGGAGGGGTCCATGGGCTGGTTGTCCGGAGTCGGGGGGATGTGGACCGTGTAGTTTGTGAAATCAACGCTTCCGAGCTCGCTGTCGAGGTCATCTCTCGAGTAGTTGACGTAGCGTCCAGAGGATGTTCTTCGAGCGAATGTCACGCCAGGTTGCTGGTGGTTCCTCACGGCTTCGGCAGCGTCAGAGTTTGTTGATAGATTGGATCTAGTGTTAGTGAAGTGATTATTAGACGCCATTGTCTGATAAATCCACCTGGCTTTTGTAGCCGGCAGATCCCTGagagagattaaaaaaaaaaaagcaaaaaggtATATAAATAGAGGTCAAAATCTTCAAGTCATAATCAAGAAAGAAAACAGATCTAAGAGTTGAACAAGAACAAGATCTTATCATAATAATATTATCCAATAAAGACATCAAAAAAAGACAATGATCATCTGTTTCATAACCCCACCAATAAAAGAGAAGCAAGTAAATCTCTAACTCACTAAATGTTACCTGAGAGTTTGTGGCAGAGGAAGGTTTGAGGTTCAGATCTTCCGGGGattaaagaagaagcaaaacgGTTTCTCAAATTAACAAATATTTGCTGACGAGATCAAATGTGGTGGTCGTGTTGCCCAAACTTTGTTATGAACATTTgagagagaaggaggaggaggagaataaGAAGAGACGAGGAAGGAAGAAGGGGTACTTAGTCGTGACCAAATACATCTGCACTACTACTGATACACGTTACGCTGGCAACCATTGCCTCGATTTTTTTATTCACAGATcgatattatataaataatggaTTGAACATCCAAAGATCTGTGCTCTTTGATTTTTAACTGTGATACAGTAAGGTTTCGAGGCTGTAACAGCGACGACGACTGTCTAAACGCCGGTGAGAGAAGAAATCGGCGGAggtcaatttttttctttttcacctTTTGGTATTCTTTTTGACTTGAGGTTTTCGGACAAGGTAACAGAGAGTTAAGATTAtccattatttatttatttgttacaaaaaaaaattccattatttattaatttattttttgttataagtaACGCGTTCGATcgaaatgtaaatattatttttggatatttccgcgtaaataaatattataattttggtCGCAAAGCAACACTAGTCATTAGGTATATTTTAGGTTGGATTCAACGTGTGTGTTTGCACACACAACCCGTCAAAAACGTCAATCACGCATTTGGTGCAGGGATCAAAGTCATAATTCTTCATTTTAAAAGCATagatcaaaataatataataaattttaaaagataaaatgtaCAAACTACTAAACTGTAAAATCACATAAATATCAATttatcctttcttttttttttttttcactgaatATTTACCATTTCATATATCATAAGAGTGATTCTACAACCGAAAGAACAACATAACATACCAACAAAGGACCAGATCTAGATCAATCATAAGAGTGCCCAAAAAGAAACTCCACTAGACATAAACCGAGCAAAAAAACCCAGATAACCAAGAGGGAAAGCTAGTGGCCACGTACGATTGAAATAGATCCCACAACACAACACTCTGCGCTATACAATAAGCCCCCCAAAATCATCATTCTATCAACCTTCTCCAATTTCCAATCAGGAATGTACTAGAGATAAGATAGAATTTTTCTAGAAATCCACCTGAAAGAAGGCCAAGCTGGTGGTCTAGTTACTGCTCCAACCAACTCCTTGGATTCTGCTGCAAAgacaatttttgaaaaatggaGGCTACTCATGCTTTCTATTGCCCACAACCAAACTCTTTCCTGAGCCTCCATCACAGATAGAACATTAGTAAAGGAGTTACGGCTATGCATAAGAACAACCCCTTTATCATCTCTAAGCAACCACGCTGCTCCACAGATATGATTCTTTTTGTCCCATTCAACTCCTATATCACATTTCTTCCAATCTATCGGAGGAGGAATCCATTCCGATCGATTTATTGTGGTATCATCAACTAAATTCTTGACAGAAAGGTCTCCTCTCTGCTGAACTTGAGACCATTCATTCATATCATTAAAAGCTTTATTCACCACTGATATAGCATCAAACTCCAAACCCTCAAAAATAAAAGCATTCCTATTTTTCCATATTCTCCAAAGCAACCAAGGGAAAACTTTTCTTACCAAAATGGGAATATTGAGGTTTGCCTGCAGTTCCAGAAGATAGTTAAAATTCTGATAGATCGAAGAAGAGCTAAAGCCCGATCTTGGAACTGGAATTTCAGCCACTGCCCAAATAAGCCTAGCCAGAGGACAGGTGAAGAACAGATGGACCTCTGATTCACCAACATGACCACAAAATTGGCATCTATCATCAACCAATATGCCTCTAGACATTAAACCATTAGCCACCGGGAGAGCCGCagacaaaattttccataagaAAATTCTAAGCTTTGGAGGAATACAAAGATcccaaatgattttttttaacggATTAAGAGAAGGAAGTAATGCAGCCTGACTTCTAACCTCAGATTTTGCTAGATTCGCTGCCAACCAATAACCCGATTTAGTAGTATAAGCACCACTCACATTGAACTTCCAAACTTTGAAATCTTTTGAATCTTGAGTAATCTTCATTTTCAAAATGAGCTCCACATCTTGAGGGTAAAATAGTTGATTCAGCAACAATAAATTCCACGCACCTGAATGTTGCTCAATCAAAGCTGAAACCTTCAAGTCCAGGTCtacaaatatgtttttcataAGAGGACTTTTCATTCTGAtaccatcatccaaccaaggaGACACCCACACTAAAGTATCTTCACCATTACCTATCATCCATTTAAGCCCcttatccaagagttctttgccaAATAAGAGACTTCTCCAGCCAAAGGAAGGTATAGTACCAAGAGTAGCACTATTAAAATCCCTTTCCTCAAAGTATCTGCTTCTCATGAATCTTGCATATAGGCTATCAGGCTCATTAAGAAGGCGTCAGGCTTGTTTTGCGAGTAAGGCTTGATTAAACAAATGCAAGTCTTTAAACCCCATACCTCCAAGATTTTTGGGAAGGCAAAGTTTTTCCCAACTTATCCAATGAATCTTCTTTTTATCTTCTACTGAACTCCACCAGAAAGAAGCCATAGCACTGGACAGGTTCTCACAAGTAGATTTGGGAAGTTTAAAACAGCTCATCGCAAAAACTGGAGCAGCCATTGCAACAGACTTAATCATTACTTCTTTTCCTCCCTGAGATAGAGTTCTTGCATACCATCCGGAAAATTTAATCTTGGTCTTATCTTTGATGAAGTTTAACAAGTCTATCTTGGATCCACTGAAACACTCAGGTAATCCCAAATAGGAGCTAGCACCTCCCTCTTTAAAGATCCCCAAGCTGTCCCAGATTCTGCCTTTAACTTCCTCTGCAACATTCTTACCAAAGGTGATCGAAGACTTTTCCAGGTTGATTACTTGTCCTGTCAACCTGCCGTACTGGTTCAAAATTAATTGCAACTGCTCGCCTTGAACATCTGTAGCTTTAAACATGAACAGGCTATCATCTGCGAACAACAGGTGATGAATAGCAGGGCCATTGACCGAAAAGCGAATACCTTCAATAAGATTTCTTTCCTCAGCTTTATTCATCAAATGAGTGAGACCTTCAGCACACAACACAAACAGAAAGGGCGAAAGAGGGTCGCCCTGCCTTAGACCTCTCTCCGGAGTGACCACACCAAACGGCTGACCATTGATAAGAACCGAGTATGTGACGGAAGAAATACAAAACATAACCCATCCTATCCATTTGGAGTCAAAACCCAAAGCCTTCAATAAAGCTTCAACATAACCCCACTCAACCCTGTCATATGCCTTAGACATATCAGTTTTAACAACCAAGAAATCTTTGGACACAGAAGGGTGCGTTCTGAGAGCATGAACCGCCTCATGAGCGATCAAAATATTATCTGAAATGAGTCTATTCTCTACAAACGCAGACTGATTGGGGGCCACTAAAACAGTTAGAAAGGGCTGAAGTCTCAATACCAGAATCTTGGAAACCACTTTGTACAGCACCAAACATAAACTAATGGGCCGAAGATCAGTCATAAAAGGAGAATTCAACTTCTTAGGCAGCAAACAAATCTGGGTGAAGTTCCACTGCTTCGGAAATGACCCCTTAATGAAAAAACTCTGTACTTCCAGAACAACTCTTGGACCCACAATATCCCAATACCGCTGGAAGAACAACCCCGTCATCCCATCATTACCTGGAGCACTAGAAGCTTTGATTGAGAAAACAGCCCTGCGTACTTCCTCTTTAGAAACAGCTCGTGTTAGATCTTCATTCATTCTTGATGTAACTCTTGGGGTGAACCCCGAAAACAGAGAGTCTAGGTCTTGCGGGTACGAAGATCTAAATAAATCTGAGAAATATTTGATAGCTACCTCAGCTTTTGACGCTTCTGATCTAACCAAGTTGCCAGAAGAGTCTTGAAGTTTCTCAAGGAAGTTTCTATTCCTTTCAGTCTTAACAGAGGCATGAAAAAATTTGGTATTCCTGTCCCCAAGCTCATTCCATTGATCTCTactttttttgtttccaaaagcTTGCTTCATCATGGTACGCATTTATAAGCTGAAACTTAATGGTCTTTAACAAAACCGGATCAGGATTGAGACTAGACATCGCTGCATCAAATTGATACTGAATACGGGATATTCTAAGCTTTGAATTTGCCTCCGAAGATCTTTTCCATTTACTCAATTCTTTTCTGCAATCTCTGATCCTATCTGCCACAGAAGCTCCAAGACCATTTTTACTAATAGTCCATGCTTGCAAAATAGCATTCCTAACTTCAGGTTTATTCAGCATTCGACTATCAAATCGAAACAAGCCTCTGTACTTCTCACGAGAATCCATAAGAGTAAGCAACACCGGCCTGTGATCAGATCCTCTCATCTCCAAGAAGAGTTGAGAACCCGCAGGAAACAACACCGACCATGCTTTGTTAACAAAAGCTCTGTCCAATCTACTTTGAATCCATAGATTACTTCTTCTTCATGCCCAAGTGAAACCATTACCTGAGCCAAACAGTTCCGACACTCCACAAGCCTCCAACATTTCAACAAAGGGTTTAAAAGAATTATCGCTTCTCCTCGGGCCTCCAATTTTTTCTTCATTACTCAAaatctcattaaaatctccAATCATTGCCCAAGGTTGCTTCCTCTGAACTCCTATACGCGATAACCTCTCCCAAACCACATGCCTTCTACTATACATTGGATCACCATATACACACGAGaggaaaaatccaaaatttccATATTGAACATGGAAGTCCATCAAGTTTTTATCCACATAGTTAAACACCAACTCAGAACTTCTCTTCCAAAAGACTGCCAGCCCGCCTCTATATCCCACAGGATCAACTGTAAAAACAAAGTCATATCCTAACCACACCTGGATATCTACAAGAACGTTCCTACTATGCATCGTCTCCATAAGAAAAAGAATCTCAGGGAAATACTTCTGGCGTATCTCCATGAGTCTAGGAACTGTCAAGTCTTCAAAATCTCCCAAACCTTGACAGTTCCAACTGAGGATGCTCTtcaggaagaagacggtccctCAGAAGGGACCGTCTCAAAAGTCTTCTGTCTTGCCACCTTTCCTCCATTTGTAGTAACCTcaaattcttttcttttccctgAATCCTCAACTGCTCTTAGATTTCTTTTCGTAACATAAGGTCTTCTCCTCGGCTTCCCACTTTTCTTAACAGTTCCGGAAGGACCACCCTCAAAGAGACCAGTCACATTAGCCGTTGAACTATTACCGGAAAAAGAGAATCCAGAAGAGGAAGAAGTGGAAGCCGCTCCATAATTGATTAAGCGAGGATTAGTTAAAGAACTACCACCTCCAGCAGCAGCAATTGCAGCTCCCATGAGTTTCTCACCACCATGAATTGAATGAGATAGACTAGAGTTGACATCAATTTATCCTTTCTAATCTGATAATATAACTGAAGATATAGGGATTGACCGGTATTTACAAGACAGTTTTTGggttgtaacattttttttatgttttcagatATAGGAATATGCGTGCAAAGTGCAAACTCTCTTGCCAAATATCTTCAAATAGATATAGACAAGAAAATGatattccctccgtttcaatatagatgatgttttagaaaaacTATTTCGTTTcaatttacatgaagttttgagattttaaggttaattttgactttattagaaactgttcaaccaattatattttattgtattttttataattggttaactgattttaaaattatatctttagaataattttttagaaaaatataattttcttaatctttgtgcactACTACAGAACATCAGGtattatgaaacagaggaaatatatttttttccatgTAAATCAGATGTAACGTTTCTTCTAAACAACTTAATATCGACTATCACTTGATCTCGTAAACTaggttgttgacaaaaaaaaaaaaattgaagatctATGGATTTGTGATCAGCCCAGTTAATACTGTATCAATTTACTTACTTAACTTTGATATAAATAATTTGTagattttttagcaaaaaaaataatctgtaGATAGTGACAACTCAGGTTGTAATGTCTAAAATAGAAGTGCCAAGTTTGGCgctaatttaacaaaaaaacacacaaacaatgATCCGTAAAAGGAGCATGTGTCCATTAAGAAAAACACGAGAACACAATAATTTTCTTTCAGTGTAAATCAATAACAAGTAGAGATTTCTTTCCAAGTTCAATGTAGAAATCTTAAGGCTATTATTATTATCTCTCTTATTTTATCACACATTGACAAGAATGAGAGTAACACAAGTTTGATACATACATACATAACACCTCCTTTAGCCATTATCCTTTTGTTGCTGCGAGACTCCACAAAACCTTAACCCATCTTCTACATCTGCAAGAACAAatcgtttttctttttgcacAAATATTCTGGAAAAGTGtgataaatattataaactcgtcaataaaaaaaaagatgcatTACCTCTTGAGTGATTAAGGAACTTGTGGCTATTTTCACTTCCTGAGCGCATCTGATGTGAGAAATCCCATCTGTTCAGTAAGATGGTTCATTTGTTGGTTGCTGCTCAACACATTCCTCAGGTTGGATTGTAACTCTAGCTGCTCCATTATCAACCCGTTGTCCACTGACCCTGAGACCAGCTCCTCTGTGTCGCCAATCACTGGCCTCTCACCAAAGAACTGTTCCCACAGTGGATCTTGAACTCCAGGAAGCAACTCATTTACTGCATTGGCTTCTAGTCCCATTGAGCCAGCCAGAACAGCCATTATCGGATCCAAACACTCTTCATTATCCGTCTCGCATCCAACTACATCAGAATTTGAGCTCCCATAAGCTGCTCCTTGGTTCGGAGCTAGGAGATCAACTTGAGCATACGGCAAACTGCCCTCCAGGATCTGGTTTGCTTCACAAGGGACATGATAGTTAATTGCGGGATTGGATGAAACATCAGCCAATGTAACACCAGATGCTCCATTTGTGGAGCTGCCATTGTCTGAAATGTTTGGAACATCTCCCAAAAGAAAGCTACCGTGATTGTTGGAGAGGGGCTCCTGGCGGCTATGTGGGTTACTCATATTGTGTATCTGTTCGAGCATAGTGTCTGCTGCCTCGTTCATCGACGACTGGTATCTAACAATCTGGCAGCTAAGACCATTCGCCCCGTAACCGCCGGCGTACTTCTGCTCCTCAACAGGTAGCCTCCTCTTTTTGTTACCTTCGGAAACGTGTTGGTTGTTCCCCTCGTTATTCTGCTGTGAGAACTGGTTTAAGAAGCCTGGACTCTGAACAGCCTTTGCTAAGAAAGACATCATCTGCTGCTGCCTCTGCTCCATCACATGAACCTTCTGCCCCACGTTTTGGAGATGATGCTCGGTGACTTGCTGCTGCTGCCTTAACCCCACAAGCTCTTGGGTGAGGACGTTCTTGTCCCGCTGGAGTCTTTCGACTTCTTCTTCGACTCCAAACTTGCCCACATCGACGCAGGCGCCAACGGATGAGTGCTGGGCTTGAGGCTGCTGTGGAGGCTGCACCTGAGAAGGTTTTCGCCGGACGATGCTCTTTAGCAATTGTTTTTGGCCTCTTATGAATCCCTCGTTTGCAAATTCCCAGCG
This region of Brassica napus cultivar Da-Ae chromosome C5, Da-Ae, whole genome shotgun sequence genomic DNA includes:
- the LOC125587367 gene encoding uncharacterized protein LOC125587367; the encoded protein is MRSRYFEERDFNSATLGTIPSFGWRSLLFGKELLDKGLKWMIGNGEDTLVWVSPWLDDGIRMKSPLMKNIFVDLDLKVSALIEQHSGAWNLLLLNQLFYPQDVELILKMKITQDSKDFKVWKFNVSGAYTTKSGYWLAANLAKSEVRSQAALLPSLNPLKKIIWDLCIPPKLRIFLWKILSAALPVANGLMSRGILVDDRCQFCGHVGESEVHLFFTCPLARLIWAVAEIPVPRSGFSSSSIYQNFNYLLELQANLNIPILVRKVFPWLLWRIWKNRNAFIFEGLEFDAISVVNKAFNDMNEWSQVQQRGDLSVKNLVDDTTINRSEWIPPPIDWKKCDIGVEWDKKNHICGAAWLLRDDKGVVLMHSRNSFTNVLSVMEAQERVWLWAIESMSSLHFSKIVFAAESKELVGAVTRPPAWPSFRWISRKILSYL
- the LOC106435941 gene encoding cellulose synthase-like protein D3, yielding MASNNHFTNTRSNLSTNSDAAEAVRNHQQPGVTFARRTSSGRYVNYSRDDLDSELGSVDFTNYTVHIPPTPDNQPMDPSISQKVEEQYVSSSLFTGGFNSVTRAHLMDKVIESETSHPQMAGAKGSSCAIPGCDVKVMSDGRGQDLLPCECDFKICRDCFVDAVKAGGGMCPGCKEPYRNTDLTDLAEDGQQKQQRPMLPPPSGGSKMERRLSLMKSTKSGLMRSQTGDFDHNRWLFETSGTYGYGNAFWTKDGNLGSEKDGHGMGPQDLMSRPWRPLTRKLQIPAAVISPYRLLIFIRIVVLALFLMWRIKHQNPDAVWLWGMSVVCELWFAFSWLLDQLPKLCPINRATDLNVLKEKFETPTPSNPTGKSDLPGLDMFVSTADPDKEPPLVTSNTILSILAADYPVEKLACYVSDDGGALLTFEAMAEAASFANIWVPFCRKHDIEPRNPDSYFSLKRDPYKNKVKADFVKDRRKVKREYDEYKVRINGLPDSIRRRSDAYHAREEIKAMKQQRQNKEDEIVEPVKIPKATWMADGTHWPGTWLNSAPDHSRSDHAGIIQVMLKPPSDEPLHGLSEGFLDLTDVDIRLPLLVYVSREKRPGYDHNKKAGAMNALVRASAIMSNGPFILNLDCDHYIYNSQALREGMCFMMDRGGDRLCYVQFPQRFEGIDPSDRYANHNTVFFDVNMRALDGLMGPVYVGTGCLFRRIALYGFDPPRSKEHHPGCCSCCFPRKKKKSRVPEENRSLRMGGDSDDDEEMNLSLVPKKFGNSTFLIDSIPVAEFQGRPLADHPAVQNGRPPGALTIPRELLDASTVAEAIAVISCWYEDKTEWGTRIGWIYGSVTEDVVTGYRMHNRGWKSVYCVTKRDAFRGTAPINLTDRLHQVLRWATGSVEIFFSRNNAFLASPRMKILQRIAYLNVGIYPFTSIFLIVYCFLPALSLFSGQFIVQTLNVTFLIYLLIISITLCLLALLEIKWSGISLEEWWRNEQFWLIGGTSAHLAAVIQGLLKVVAGIEISFTLTSKSGGDDVDDEFADLYIVKWTSLMLPPITIMMVNLIAIAVGFSRTIYSVIPQWSKLIGGVFFSFWVLAHLYPFAKGLMGRRGRTPTIVYVWSGLIAITISLLWVAVNPPAGSTQIGGSFTFP
- the LOC125587550 gene encoding heat stress transcription factor A-1e-like — translated: MRSNCESSTTVVSSIPPFLSKTYDMVDDPLTDEVVSWSSGNKSFVVWYVPEFSILFLPKYFKHNNFSSFVRQLNTYGFRKVDPDRWEFANEGFIRGQKQLLKSIVRRKPSQVQPPQQPQAQHSSVGACVDVGKFGVEEEVERLQRDKNVLTQELVGLRQQQQVTEHHLQNVGQKVHVMEQRQQQMMSFLAKAVQSPGFLNQFSQQNNEGNNQHVSEGNKKRRLPVEEQKYAGGYGANGLSCQIVRYQSSMNEAADTMLEQIHNMSNPHSRQEPLSNNHGSFLLGDVPNISDNGSSTNGASGVTLADVSSNPAINYHVPCEANQILEGSLPYAQVDLLAPNQGAAYGSSNSDVVGCETDNEECLDPIMAVLAGSMGLEANAVNELLPGVQDPLWEQFFGERPVIGDTEELVSGSVDNGLIMEQLELQSNLRNVLSSNQQMNHLTEQMGFLTSDALRK